A genome region from Wielerella bovis includes the following:
- a CDS encoding segregation and condensation protein A yields the protein MNENKTIAYIFGQAVTDIPPDLFIPPDALQVVLSSFEGPLDLLLYLIRKQNIDVLDIPMVKITEQYLSYIAQMEAQQFDLAAEYLLMAAVLIEIKSRLLLPQPENVVLEEELDPRAELVRRLLAYEQMKLAAQGLDALPRAGRDFAWVYLPLEMAVEERLPEVQVADLTQAWLAILSRVKHHQHHEVVQEAVSVRERMSAILRQLNTQGTCVFSALFEPEKGAAAVVVNFIALLELVKEGLVRVVQEAAYAEIEVRLADGALGVEIVEKTQENEDELRA from the coding sequence ATGAATGAAAACAAAACCATCGCCTATATTTTCGGGCAAGCCGTAACCGATATTCCGCCAGATTTGTTTATCCCACCCGATGCGCTTCAAGTGGTGTTATCCAGTTTTGAAGGTCCATTGGATTTGCTTTTGTATTTGATTCGTAAGCAAAATATTGATGTACTGGATATTCCGATGGTCAAAATTACCGAGCAATATTTAAGCTACATCGCGCAAATGGAAGCACAACAATTTGATTTGGCAGCAGAATATTTGCTGATGGCGGCGGTATTGATTGAAATTAAATCGCGCTTATTGTTACCGCAGCCTGAAAATGTGGTGTTGGAAGAAGAACTTGACCCGCGTGCGGAATTGGTGCGCCGTTTGTTGGCGTATGAACAAATGAAATTGGCGGCGCAGGGTTTGGACGCTTTGCCGCGTGCAGGGCGTGATTTTGCGTGGGTGTATTTGCCGCTGGAAATGGCGGTGGAAGAGCGTTTGCCCGAAGTGCAAGTGGCTGATTTAACACAGGCTTGGTTGGCGATTTTGTCGCGCGTGAAACATCATCAACATCACGAAGTGGTGCAAGAAGCGGTGTCGGTGCGCGAGCGTATGTCGGCGATTTTACGCCAGTTGAATACGCAGGGAACGTGCGTATTTTCGGCATTGTTTGAGCCAGAAAAAGGCGCCGCGGCGGTGGTGGTGAATTTTATTGCCTTGCTGGAATTGGTGAAAGAAGGTTTGGTGCGCGTGGTGCAGGAAGCGGCGTATGCGGAGATTGAAGTGCGCTTGGCGGACGGTGCATTGGGTGTAGAAATCGTGGAAAAAACACAGGAAAACGAAGATGAATTACGCGCTTGA
- a CDS encoding DUF1853 family protein, with protein sequence MNYALDAIWWRLENPHIRALASLLTAPPLWTTGCELPVRELLGEQGFRLLLAWNDDNLFRLPENAHSRLGHYAEDLLAFWFTHAPHSRLIAHDVKIGSREKNLGALDFVVVLSGCVYHIELCCKYYGAADGQPENMLGLNREDKLLHKYHKLNQQIALSGCLEGRAALADLGVDADTIQRVSVVRGVGFARTGVLPENAIYPPNAWQGVWIDDATQWQQFDEDARFYPLNRMEYLAPARVALEQTINREMVAQSGDGIYAHVALRPDGFLHEIQRIMVKK encoded by the coding sequence ATGAATTACGCGCTTGATGCGATTTGGTGGCGGCTGGAAAATCCGCATATTCGGGCGTTGGCAAGTTTGCTGACTGCGCCGCCTTTGTGGACAACAGGTTGCGAATTGCCTGTGCGCGAATTATTAGGCGAACAAGGTTTCAGGCTGCTGTTGGCGTGGAACGATGATAATCTTTTCAGGCTGCCTGAAAACGCGCATTCACGTTTGGGACATTATGCGGAAGATTTGTTGGCGTTTTGGTTTACCCACGCGCCACATAGTCGTTTGATTGCGCATGATGTCAAAATTGGTTCGCGTGAGAAAAATTTGGGTGCATTGGATTTTGTGGTCGTGCTTTCAGGCTGCGTTTATCATATTGAATTGTGTTGCAAATATTATGGTGCAGCCGATGGGCAGCCTGAAAATATGTTGGGATTAAATCGTGAAGATAAATTACTGCATAAATATCATAAATTAAATCAACAAATTGCGCTTTCAGGCTGCCTTGAAGGGCGAGCAGCATTGGCGGATTTGGGTGTAGATGCGGATACGATTCAGCGTGTTAGCGTGGTGCGTGGTGTGGGTTTTGCGCGTACGGGCGTGTTGCCCGAAAACGCGATTTATCCGCCAAATGCATGGCAAGGCGTGTGGATTGATGATGCGACACAATGGCAGCAATTTGACGAAGATGCACGATTTTATCCGCTCAATCGCATGGAATATCTTGCGCCTGCACGTGTGGCGTTGGAACAAACCATCAATCGGGAAATGGTGGCGCAATCTGGTGATGGTATTTACGCGCACGTTGCGCTGCGCCCTGATGGTTTTTTGCATGAAATTCAAAGAATTATGGTGAAAAAATAA
- the dapD gene encoding 2,3,4,5-tetrahydropyridine-2,6-dicarboxylate N-succinyltransferase, which produces MSLQQIIETAFENRAEITPANVTPEVKEAVQETLRQLDSGVLRVAERQSVGNWKVNEWAKKAVLLSFRIQENVMSDDGVNRYFDKVPTKFANWSQADFQAAGFRVVPGAVARQGSFVAKNAVLMPSYVNIGAYVDEGTMVDTWVTVGSCAQIGKNVHLSGGVGIGGVLEPLQAAPTIIEDNCFIGARSEIVEGVIVEEGSVISMGVYIGQSTRIYDRETGEIHYGRVPAGSVVVSGNLPSKDGSHSLYCAVIVKKVDEKTRSKTSVNELLRGV; this is translated from the coding sequence ATGTCTTTGCAACAAATTATTGAAACCGCGTTTGAAAATCGTGCGGAAATCACGCCTGCTAATGTTACGCCCGAAGTGAAAGAAGCGGTACAGGAAACTTTGCGTCAATTGGATAGCGGTGTTTTGCGCGTGGCAGAACGTCAAAGCGTGGGTAATTGGAAAGTAAATGAATGGGCGAAAAAAGCGGTGTTGCTGTCGTTCCGCATTCAGGAAAATGTGATGAGTGATGATGGTGTGAACCGTTATTTTGACAAAGTGCCGACCAAATTTGCCAACTGGTCGCAAGCGGATTTTCAGGCTGCTGGTTTCCGTGTTGTCCCAGGTGCGGTGGCGCGTCAAGGCAGTTTTGTGGCGAAAAATGCTGTGTTGATGCCATCTTATGTGAACATTGGTGCGTATGTAGATGAAGGCACGATGGTGGACACTTGGGTAACGGTGGGTTCTTGCGCACAAATTGGTAAAAACGTGCATTTGAGCGGTGGCGTGGGTATCGGCGGCGTGTTGGAACCGTTGCAAGCGGCACCAACGATTATTGAAGATAATTGCTTTATCGGTGCGCGTTCGGAAATCGTGGAAGGCGTGATTGTGGAAGAAGGCAGTGTGATTTCTATGGGCGTGTACATCGGTCAGTCTACGCGCATTTATGACCGCGAAACAGGCGAAATCCATTATGGTCGCGTGCCAGCAGGTTCGGTTGTGGTATCAGGTAACTTACCAAGCAAAGATGGTTCGCATAGTTTGTATTGCGCCGTTATTGTGAAAAAAGTGGACGAAAAAACCCGCAGTAAAACCAGCGTGAATGAATTGTTGCGTGGCGTGTAA
- the gshA gene encoding glutamate--cysteine ligase, protein MKLPIISKDYAHYLQDFEQKILQNHSRIEAWFRQQWQEHTPPFYGSVDIRNAGYKMASIDMNLFPGGFNNLNPNFIPLATIATQDAVERACETAKSVLLIPENHTRNTFYLQNVFALADILRNAGFVVRIGSFNPELTEATEFETAHGDKLLIEPLLRTRERIHLADGFSPCFILLNNDLSGGVPEILQGVSQTILPPLHGGWTTRRKTKHFEAYNTVAKQFAELLQIDEWQINPYFEYVGGLDFQEREGEDALADAVERVLAKIQAKYDEKGITDKPFVIVKADAGTYGMGVMSVKSADEVRGLNRKNRNKMAKVKEGLEVSEVIVQEGIYTYETLDNAVCEPVVYMMDRFVIGGFFRVHEGRSNDENLNAGGMVFVPLEGSIPNAGSANDTETQEACKRVFEQWDELGMARPNAEQPDCASNRLYVYGVMARLSLLAASLELTQNA, encoded by the coding sequence ATGAAATTACCTATTATTTCAAAAGATTATGCACATTATTTACAAGATTTTGAACAAAAAATCCTGCAAAATCACAGCCGCATTGAAGCATGGTTTCGCCAACAATGGCAGGAACACACACCACCCTTTTATGGCTCGGTAGACATTCGCAATGCTGGCTACAAAATGGCAAGCATAGACATGAATCTCTTCCCAGGGGGATTCAATAATCTGAACCCCAATTTTATTCCACTCGCCACCATCGCCACCCAAGACGCAGTAGAACGCGCTTGTGAAACCGCCAAATCTGTTTTATTGATTCCCGAAAATCATACGCGTAACACATTCTATTTACAGAATGTTTTTGCGTTGGCAGATATTTTGCGTAACGCGGGTTTTGTGGTACGCATTGGCTCGTTCAATCCCGAATTGACCGAAGCAACCGAATTTGAGACGGCACACGGCGATAAATTACTGATTGAACCTTTATTGCGTACTCGTGAGCGCATTCATTTGGCTGATGGCTTTTCGCCTTGTTTTATTTTATTAAACAATGATTTATCAGGTGGTGTGCCCGAAATTCTGCAAGGCGTATCGCAAACCATTTTGCCACCGCTACACGGTGGCTGGACAACGCGCCGCAAAACCAAGCATTTTGAAGCCTACAACACAGTCGCCAAACAATTTGCTGAATTATTACAAATAGATGAATGGCAAATTAATCCCTATTTTGAATATGTGGGCGGACTAGATTTTCAAGAACGCGAAGGCGAAGATGCTTTGGCAGATGCAGTAGAACGCGTGTTGGCAAAAATCCAAGCCAAATACGATGAAAAAGGCATTACCGACAAGCCTTTTGTGATTGTGAAAGCCGATGCTGGCACCTATGGCATGGGCGTGATGAGCGTGAAATCGGCGGACGAAGTGCGCGGCTTGAATCGCAAAAATCGCAATAAAATGGCGAAAGTCAAAGAAGGTTTGGAAGTATCGGAAGTGATTGTTCAGGAAGGGATTTATACTTACGAGACTTTGGACAATGCGGTATGCGAACCTGTGGTGTATATGATGGACAGGTTTGTGATTGGCGGTTTTTTCCGTGTCCACGAAGGGCGTAGCAATGATGAGAATTTGAATGCAGGGGGCATGGTGTTTGTGCCATTGGAAGGCAGTATTCCGAATGCTGGTAGCGCGAATGATACGGAAACGCAAGAAGCCTGCAAACGTGTGTTTGAGCAATGGGACGAATTGGGTATGGCACGTCCAAATGCGGAACAACCCGATTGTGCTTCCAATCGTTTATATGTGTATGGCGTGATGGCGCGTTTATCCTTGTTGGCAGCTTCGTTGGAATTGACACAAAACGCATAA
- the mltB gene encoding lytic murein transglycosylase B, which translates to MKTAIYSLSVALVLSACSSELQPVVQTTPAQDPIMDILNHRPQAVPAPIAQPETPFFNQYVAPVSQTGFLANPNVQAFIQYQNRVNGLDINYLNDFFSRVNYRGNLINIMNRPATSTPWYKFRTGNSGAAKVSAGRSFYAQNRAAIDAAAAQYGVPAEIITAIIGIETNYGKNMGSVRTGDALATFAFDYPRRGAFFQKELGEFLKMAQEERRDPFSFTGSFAGAMGMPQFMPSSFRKWAVDFDRDGRRNIWNNVPDVAASVANYMRQHGWQPNGRMIVPVRVPNTAQIQALVDEKTALNYTVGQLRQMGVQPLQPVADNERALLYRLEISPNQYEYFIGLNNFYAVWQYNHSRMYVTAVRDIANGISGGNL; encoded by the coding sequence ATGAAAACAGCTATTTACTCTCTTTCCGTCGCGTTGGTTTTGTCAGCATGCAGCAGCGAATTGCAACCAGTTGTGCAAACTACACCAGCACAAGACCCAATTATGGACATTTTGAATCATCGTCCACAAGCTGTGCCAGCACCTATAGCGCAGCCTGAAACACCATTTTTCAATCAATACGTTGCACCTGTTTCGCAAACAGGTTTTCTAGCCAATCCGAATGTGCAAGCATTTATTCAGTATCAAAATCGCGTCAATGGTTTGGATATCAATTATTTAAACGATTTTTTCTCACGCGTGAATTATCGTGGCAATTTGATTAACATCATGAATCGTCCTGCCACTTCTACGCCATGGTATAAATTCCGTACAGGTAATTCTGGGGCGGCAAAAGTCAGCGCAGGGCGCAGTTTCTATGCGCAAAATCGTGCTGCAATTGATGCTGCGGCAGCACAATATGGTGTACCAGCAGAAATCATCACGGCAATTATTGGCATTGAAACCAATTACGGCAAAAATATGGGTAGCGTGCGAACAGGCGATGCTTTGGCAACTTTTGCGTTTGACTATCCACGACGTGGCGCGTTTTTCCAAAAAGAATTGGGCGAATTTTTGAAAATGGCACAAGAAGAACGTCGCGACCCATTTAGTTTTACAGGCAGTTTTGCAGGTGCGATGGGCATGCCACAATTTATGCCATCTAGTTTCCGCAAGTGGGCAGTGGATTTTGACCGCGACGGTCGCCGCAATATTTGGAATAATGTGCCAGATGTGGCGGCATCGGTGGCAAATTATATGCGACAACATGGCTGGCAGCCCAATGGCAGAATGATTGTACCTGTGCGTGTACCGAATACGGCACAAATTCAGGCTTTGGTAGATGAAAAAACGGCGTTAAATTATACGGTTGGACAGTTGCGTCAAATGGGCGTACAGCCTTTACAGCCTGTGGCGGATAATGAGCGTGCGTTGTTGTATCGTTTAGAAATTTCACCCAATCAATATGAATATTTTATTGGTTTGAACAATTTCTATGCGGTGTGGCAATATAATCACAGTCGTATGTATGTTACAGCAGTACGCGATATTGCCAATGGTATCAGCGGTGGTAATTTATAG